Proteins encoded in a region of the Triticum dicoccoides isolate Atlit2015 ecotype Zavitan chromosome 3A, WEW_v2.0, whole genome shotgun sequence genome:
- the LOC119268080 gene encoding uncharacterized protein LOC119268080, translating to MGTATMATALGAAMLLYFVLSRRLANHEEAAGSSGGGGGGKRRRGRAARQPSQPPATWMEAVGTLAETLRFTYSETLGKWPIGDLAFGIKYLMRRQGNLHVAGVYAGSNCIELKGPEVMEELIVLRRLIDLCFLFSKKSFPVFLELAGFSQVDVLIEEPKAGILKPAHTILRDECTKSFLVLIRGTHSMKDTLTAVTGAVVPFHHSVLDEGGISKLVLGYAHCGMVAAARWIARGITPCLLQAVTQCPEYQIKIVGHSLGGGTAALLTYILREHTEFSTTTCVAFAPASCMTWELAESGKHFVTTIVNGADLVPTVSTASIDDLRSEVTASSWLNDLRDQIQQTRFLNAVYRSATALGTRLQSFSGARARVAGAGALLCPVSSKTLVVMKQAQNVAQAVARSQSALSSWACMGARRRPVGVIAVSQDEMTAETHVKTTVDSESFVVEQHVTEVVEELQYAGTSISVHEETEEEALMSEHETSREHTEEEITDGELWFEFDKDRDRQAEVEARTREEEAAAAKEIMEEESAVLKNVEDRQSFSSDSLERQQFYPPGRIMHMVAMPPPDAGPDDPIVTDECTVGLYGTPRHLYSKIRLSNTMINDHYMPMYKKMMEILIEKFANNDDNSGADSTVE from the exons ATGGGGACGGCGACGATGGCCACGGCGTTGGGCGCGGCCATGTTGCTCTACTTCGTGCTGAGCCGGAGGCTGGCGAATCACGAGGAGGCCGCCGGTAGCTCCGGCGGGGGCGGAGGAGGGAAAAGGCGGAGGGGACGCGCGGCGCGGCAGCCATCGCAGCCGCCTGCGACATGGATGGAGGCGGTGGGTACGCTCGCCGAGACGCTGCGATTCACCTACTCGGAGACGCTCGGGAAGTGGCCCATCGGGGACCTCGCCTTCGGGATCAAGTACCTCATGCGTCGCCAG GGCAATCTACATGTCGCCGGTGTATATGCTGGAAGCAATTGCATTGAACTTAAAGGACCTGAAGTCATGGAAGAGTTGATTGTTCTACGACGGCTAATTGATTTATGCTTTCTTTTCTCTAAGAAATCATTCCCAGTTTTCCTAGAATTGGCTGGATTTTCACAAGTGGATGTTCTCATTGAGGAACCTAAAGCGGGG aTTTTAAAGCCAGCTCATACAATTCTGCGTGATGAGTGCACAAAATCCTTTCTTGTTTTGATACGAGGCACTCATAGCATGAAAGACACACTAACTGCTGTTACTGGTGCTGTAGTACCATTTCACCACTCAGTATTAGATGAGGGTGGTATCAGCAAGTTAGTCTTAGGGTATGCACACTGTGGGATGGTTGCAGCAGCACGCTGGATTGCAAGAGGTATAACACCATGCCTCCTTCAAGCCGTCACTCAGTGCCCAGAGTACCAAATAAAG ATTGTTGGCCATTCATTGGGTGGTGGCACTGCTGCATTACTGACTTACATCTTAAGAGAACACACAGAGTtctccacaacaacttgtgttgcaTTTGCCCCAG CTTCATGCATGACATGGGAATTAGCAGAATCAGGCAAGCACTTTGTAACCACGATTGTTAATGGTGCTGATCTGGTTCCTACAGTATCAACTGCGTCTATTGATGATCTTCGTTCTGAG GTAACGGCATCTTCATGGCTGAATGACTTGAGGGATCAAATACAGCAGACGCGTTTCCTGAATGCCGTTTACCGGTCTGCTACCGCTTTAGGAACTCGCCTGCAGTCTTTCTCTGGTGCGAGAGCCAGGGTTGCTGGTGCTGGGGCACTACTATGCCCTGTTTCAAGCAAAACCCTG GTTGTGATGAAACAAGCACAGAATGTAGCACAGGCTGTTGCAAGAAGTCAGTCAGCGCTGTCTTCATGGGCATGCATGGGTGCACGCCGTCGACCTGTAGGCGTAATAGCTGTAAGTCAGGATGAAATGACTGCAGAAACCCATGTTAAAACCACAGTGGATTCAGAGTCCTTTGTTGTAGAACAACATGTCACAGAGGTCGTAGAGGAGCTGCAGTATGCTGGAACTAGTATTTCAGTTCACGAGGAAACAGAAGAAGAGGCTCTTATGAGTGAGCATGAAACTTCTAGGGAGCATACAGAAGAAGAAATAACTGACGGTGAGTTGTGGTTTGAGTTCGACAAAGACCGGGATCGGCAAGCTGAAGTGGAAGCACGAACCCGGGAGGAAGAAGCAGCTGCTGCCAAGGAAATAATGGAGGAGGAAAGTGCTGTCCTAAAGAATGTAGAGGATAGGCAGTCCTTTTCATCAGATAGCCTCGAGAGGCAGCAATTCTACCCCCCTGGTAGAATCATGCATATGGTTGCCATGCCTCCTCCAGATGCTGGTCCGGATGATCCTATTGTCACTGATGAGTGCACTGTTGGATTATACGGGACACCGAGACATCTTTACAGCAAGATCCGACTATCTAATACCATGATCAATGACCATTATATGCCAATGtacaagaaaatgatggaaatattGATTGAGAAGTTTGCAAACAATGATGACAACTCTGGTGCAGATTCTACAGTAGAATAG